A single Struthio camelus isolate bStrCam1 chromosome 8, bStrCam1.hap1, whole genome shotgun sequence DNA region contains:
- the LOC104142702 gene encoding flavin-containing monooxygenase 5 isoform X2, translating to MMCFSDFPIPDDFPNYMHNSKIMEYFRMYAQHFDLLRYIRFRTSVCRVAKRPDFAVTGQWDVVTESGGEQESAVFDAVLVCTGHHTNAHLPLHTFPGLEKFKGWYLHSREYKTPQAFSEKCVIVVGTGNSGIDIAVELGHTAKQVFLSTRRGAWVLHRLAESGYPFDFSYLTRFIQLLQSLVPLSVGSFILERKINARFDHALYGLQPQHRILHQHPTINDDLPNRIISGRVKVKPNVREFTATAAIFEDGTKEDDIDAVVFATGYSFSFPFLEDCVTVVENQISLYKFMFPIDLQKPTLAFIGLIQPLGAIMPISELQCRWATRVFKGLNKLPPRCDMEADINHKKEEMAKRYVRSQRHTIQVDYIPYMDELACQLGVKPNLLTLFLTDPRLATEVLLGPCTPYQYRLQGPGRWAGARQAILTQRERVVKALRARDGTAPPRTTLVPHAFKVLLSIGLIVATLVYVSLSP from the exons ATGATGTGCTTCAGCGACTTCCCCATCCCCGACGACTTCCCCAACTACATGCACAACTCCAAGATCATGGAGTACTTCCGCATGTACGCCCAGCACTTCGACCTGCTCCGATACATCCGCTTCAGG ACCAGCGTGTGCCGCGTGGCAAAGCGCCCCGACTTTGCCGTCACCGGCCAGTGGGACGTGGTCACCGAGAGCGGTGGGGAGCAGGAGTCGGCCGTCTTCGACGCTGTGCTGGTGTGCACCGGGCACCACACCAACGCGCACCTCCCGCTGCACACCTTCCCAG GGCTAGAAAAGTTCAAGGGCTGGTACCTGCACAGCCGGGAGTACAAGACCCCGCAGGCCTTCTCAGAGAAGTGCGTCATCGTGGTCGGCACCGGGAATTCAGGCATCGACATTGCTGTGGAGCTGGGCCACACAGCAAAGCAg gtCTTCCTCAGCACCAGGCGCGGGGCCTGGGTGCTGCACCGCCTCGCCGAAAGCGGCTACCCCTTCGACTTCTCCTACCTCACCCGCTTCATCCAGCTCCTCCAGAGCCTCGTTCCCCTCTCTGTTGGGAGCTTCATCCTGGAGAGGAAGATAAATGCCCGGTTCGACCACGCGCTCTACGgcctgcagccccagcaccg GATCCTCCACCAGCACCCGACCATCAACGATGACCTGCCCAACCGCATCATTTCGGGCAGGGTGAAGGTCAAGCCAAACGTCCGCGAGTTCACAGCAACTGCCGCCATCTTCGAGGACGGCACCAAGGAAGACGACATCGATGCCGTGGTCTTCGCCACAGGATAcagcttctccttccccttcctcgaGGACTGCGTGACGGTGGTGGAGAACCAGATCTCCCTGTACAAATTCATGTTCCCCATCGACCTGCAGAAGCCAACGCTGGCTTTCATCGGCCTCATCCAGCCCCTCGGCGCCATCATGCCCATCTCCGAGCTCCAGTGCCGCTGGGCCACCCGCGTCTTCAAGG GGCTGAACAAACTGCCTCCGAGGTGCGACATGGAGGCTGACATCAACCACAAGAAAGAAGAGATGGCCAAGCG GTACGTGCGGAGCCAGCGGCACACCATCCAGGTGGATTACATCCCCTACATGGACGAGCTCGCCTGCCAGCTGGGTGTCAAGCCCAACCTGCTCACCCTCTTCCTCACCGACCCCCGGCTGGCGACGGAGGTGCTGCTGGGCCCCTGCACCCCGTACCAGTACCGCCTGCAGGGGCCGGGGAGGTGGGCCGGCGCCCGGCAGGCCATCCTGACCCAGCGGGAGCGCGTCGTCAAGGCCCTGCGAGCCCGAGACGGCACCGCTCCTCCCCGCACCACCTTGGTGCCCCACGCCTTCAAGGTCCTCCTCAGCATCGGCCTGATCGTGGCCACGCTCGTCTACGTCTCGCTCTCTCCTTGA
- the LOC104153598 gene encoding flavin-containing monooxygenase 5-like — protein MAKRVAIIGGGSSGLCAIKACLQEGLVPVCFERSGDIGGLWRFEEHPDEGRASIYKSVIINTSKEMMCFSDFPIPDDFPNYMHNSKIMEYFRMYAQHFDLLRYIRFRTSVCRVAKRPDFAVTGQWDVVTESGGEQESAVFDAVLVCTGHHTNAHLPLHTFPGIEKFKGRYLHSRDYKDPQAFKDKRVIVIGIGNSGSDLAVEISQTAKQVFLSTRRGAWILNRVGDQGYPIDIILTTRMKTFLSKLLTPSMVSDWAEKRLNERFDHSHYGLKPKHRILHQHPTINDDLPNRIISGRVKVKPNVREFTATAAIFEDGTKEDDIDAVVFATGYSFSFPFLEDCVTVVENQISLYKFMFPIDLQKPTLAFIGLIQPLGAIMPISELQCRWATRVFKGLNKLPPRCDMEADINHKKEEMAKRYVRSQRHTIQVDYIPYMDELACQLGVKPNLLTLFLTDPRLATEVLLGPCTPYQYRLQGPGRWAGARQAILTQRERVIKPLRTRQVDEGTLSSSVPLLAKLVGAVAVFAILFTYL, from the exons ATGGCGAAGAGGGTCGCGATCATCGGAGGGGGGAGCAGCGGGCTGTGCGCCATCAAAGCCTGCCTGCAAGAGGGGCTGGTGCCCGTCTGCTTCGAGAGGTCTGGGGACATCGGAGGCCTGTGGAGGTTTGAG GAGCACCCCGATGAGGGCCGCGCCAGCATCTACAAGTCCGTCATCATCAACACCTCCAAGGAGATGATGTGCTTCAGCGACTTCCCCATCCCCGACGACTTCCCCAACTACATGCACAACTCCAAGATCATGGAGTACTTCCGCATGTACGCCCAGCACTTCGACCTGCTCCGATACATCCGCTTCAGG ACCAGCGTGTGCCGCGTGGCAAAGCGCCCCGACTTTGCCGTCACCGGCCAGTGGGACGTGGTCACCGAGAGCGGTGGGGAGCAGGAGTCGGCCGTCTTCGACGCTGTGCTGGTGTGCACCGGGCACCACACCAACGCGCACCTCCCGCTGCACACCTTCCCAG gAATCGAGAAGTTCAAGGGCCGCTACCTCCACAGCCGAGACTATAAGGACCCCCAGGCTTTCAAGGACAAGAGGGTCATCGTCATCGGGATTGGGAATTCGGGGTCGGACCTGGCTGTGGAGATCAGCCAAACGGCCAAGCAG GTCTTCCTCAGCACCCGCCGGGGTGCATGGATCCTCAACCGTGTTGGAGACCAGGGGTACCCCATTGACATCATCCTCACCACCCGCATGAAGACCTTCCTCTCGAAGCTGCTGACCCCGTCCATGGTGAGCGACTGGGCAGAGAAGCGGCTGAACGAGAGATTTGACCACTCGCATTACGGCCTGAAGCCAAAGCACAG GATCCTCCACCAGCACCCGACCATCAACGATGACCTGCCCAACCGCATCATTTCGGGCAGGGTGAAGGTCAAGCCAAACGTCCGCGAGTTCACAGCAACTGCCGCCATCTTCGAGGACGGCACCAAGGAAGACGACATCGATGCCGTGGTCTTCGCCACAGGATAcagcttctccttccccttcctcgaGGACTGCGTGACGGTGGTGGAGAACCAGATCTCCCTGTACAAATTCATGTTCCCCATCGACCTGCAGAAGCCAACGCTGGCTTTCATCGGCCTCATCCAGCCCCTCGGCGCCATCATGCCCATCTCCGAGCTCCAGTGCCGCTGGGCCACCCGCGTCTTCAAGG GGCTGAACAAACTGCCTCCGAGGTGCGACATGGAGGCTGACATCAACCACAAGAAAGAAGAGATGGCCAAGCG GTACGTGCGGAGCCAGCGGCACACCATCCAGGTGGATTACATCCCCTACATGGACGAGCTCGCCTGCCAGCTGGGTGTCAAGCCCAACCTGCTCACCCTCTTCCTCACCGACCCCCGGCTGGCGACGGAGGTGCTGCTGGGCCCCTGCACCCCGTACCAGTACCGCCTGCAGGGGCCGGGGAGGTGGGCCGGCGCCCGGCAGGCCATCCTGACCCAGCGGGAGCGCGTCATCAAGCCCCTGAGGACGAGGCAGGTGGATGAAGGCACCTTGTCCTCCTCAGTGCCACTCTTGGCCAAGCTGGTCGGGGCTGTGGCTGTCTTTGCCATCCTTTTCACTTACCTGTAG
- the LOC104142702 gene encoding flavin-containing monooxygenase 5 isoform X1 has protein sequence MAARRVAIIGAGASGLCAVKSCLDEGLAPTCFERSGDIGGLWRFEEHPDEGRASIYKSVIINTSKEMMCFSDFPIPDDFPNYMHNSKIMEYFRMYAQHFDLLRYIRFRTSVCRVAKRPDFAVTGQWDVVTESGGEQESAVFDAVLVCTGHHTNAHLPLHTFPGLEKFKGWYLHSREYKTPQAFSEKCVIVVGTGNSGIDIAVELGHTAKQVFLSTRRGAWVLHRLAESGYPFDFSYLTRFIQLLQSLVPLSVGSFILERKINARFDHALYGLQPQHRILHQHPTINDDLPNRIISGRVKVKPNVREFTATAAIFEDGTKEDDIDAVVFATGYSFSFPFLEDCVTVVENQISLYKFMFPIDLQKPTLAFIGLIQPLGAIMPISELQCRWATRVFKGLNKLPPRCDMEADINHKKEEMAKRYVRSQRHTIQVDYIPYMDELACQLGVKPNLLTLFLTDPRLATEVLLGPCTPYQYRLQGPGRWAGARQAILTQRERVVKALRARDGTAPPRTTLVPHAFKVLLSIGLIVATLVYVSLSP, from the exons ATGGCTGCCCGCAGAGTAGCGATCATCGGGGCCGGCGCCTCTGGCCTGTGTGCCGTGAAAAGCTGCCTGGACGAGGGGCTGGCACCCACCTGCTTCGAGAGGAGCGGGGATATCGGTGGGCTCTGGCGATTCGAG GAGCACCCCGATGAGGGCCGCGCCAGCATCTACAAGTCCGTCATCATCAACACCTCCAAGGAGATGATGTGCTTCAGCGACTTCCCCATCCCCGACGACTTCCCCAACTACATGCACAACTCCAAGATCATGGAGTACTTCCGCATGTACGCCCAGCACTTCGACCTGCTCCGATACATCCGCTTCAGG ACCAGCGTGTGCCGCGTGGCAAAGCGCCCCGACTTTGCCGTCACCGGCCAGTGGGACGTGGTCACCGAGAGCGGTGGGGAGCAGGAGTCGGCCGTCTTCGACGCTGTGCTGGTGTGCACCGGGCACCACACCAACGCGCACCTCCCGCTGCACACCTTCCCAG GGCTAGAAAAGTTCAAGGGCTGGTACCTGCACAGCCGGGAGTACAAGACCCCGCAGGCCTTCTCAGAGAAGTGCGTCATCGTGGTCGGCACCGGGAATTCAGGCATCGACATTGCTGTGGAGCTGGGCCACACAGCAAAGCAg gtCTTCCTCAGCACCAGGCGCGGGGCCTGGGTGCTGCACCGCCTCGCCGAAAGCGGCTACCCCTTCGACTTCTCCTACCTCACCCGCTTCATCCAGCTCCTCCAGAGCCTCGTTCCCCTCTCTGTTGGGAGCTTCATCCTGGAGAGGAAGATAAATGCCCGGTTCGACCACGCGCTCTACGgcctgcagccccagcaccg GATCCTCCACCAGCACCCGACCATCAACGATGACCTGCCCAACCGCATCATTTCGGGCAGGGTGAAGGTCAAGCCAAACGTCCGCGAGTTCACAGCAACTGCCGCCATCTTCGAGGACGGCACCAAGGAAGACGACATCGATGCCGTGGTCTTCGCCACAGGATAcagcttctccttccccttcctcgaGGACTGCGTGACGGTGGTGGAGAACCAGATCTCCCTGTACAAATTCATGTTCCCCATCGACCTGCAGAAGCCAACGCTGGCTTTCATCGGCCTCATCCAGCCCCTCGGCGCCATCATGCCCATCTCCGAGCTCCAGTGCCGCTGGGCCACCCGCGTCTTCAAGG GGCTGAACAAACTGCCTCCGAGGTGCGACATGGAGGCTGACATCAACCACAAGAAAGAAGAGATGGCCAAGCG GTACGTGCGGAGCCAGCGGCACACCATCCAGGTGGATTACATCCCCTACATGGACGAGCTCGCCTGCCAGCTGGGTGTCAAGCCCAACCTGCTCACCCTCTTCCTCACCGACCCCCGGCTGGCGACGGAGGTGCTGCTGGGCCCCTGCACCCCGTACCAGTACCGCCTGCAGGGGCCGGGGAGGTGGGCCGGCGCCCGGCAGGCCATCCTGACCCAGCGGGAGCGCGTCGTCAAGGCCCTGCGAGCCCGAGACGGCACCGCTCCTCCCCGCACCACCTTGGTGCCCCACGCCTTCAAGGTCCTCCTCAGCATCGGCCTGATCGTGGCCACGCTCGTCTACGTCTCGCTCTCTCCTTGA
- the PLPP6 gene encoding polyisoprenoid diphosphate/phosphate phosphohydrolase PLPP6, translating into MPSPRSSRERRGGGGRPEFLSLVSPRAAAESPSRRREPGGPPPPPPPPPEEDCMKLNPSFVGIALRSLLAIDLWASKRLGVCAAEGSAWGSARPLMKVVEVSGHGLPWLLGTFCGLCRSHSSATREVLLNLLFALLLDLVLVAVVKGLVKRRRPTHNKMDMFVTISVDKYSFPSGHATRAALVCRFVLHHLVLAVPLRVLVVLWALIVGISRVMLGRHNVTDVLFGLLLGYALYSVVEYCWLSPLSAPALFALWSH; encoded by the exons atgccgaGCCCGCGGAGCAgccgggagcggcgcggcggcggcggccgcccggagTTCCTGTCGCTGGTGagcccgcgggccgccgccgagAGCCCGTcgcgccgccgggagccgggcggcccccccccgccgccgccgccgccgcccgaggaGGACTGCATGAAGCTGAACCCGTCCTTCGTGGGCATCGCCCTGCGCTCCCTGCTCGCCATCGACCTCTGGGCCTCCAAGCGGCTGGGCGTGTGCGCGGCCGAGGGCTCGGCctggggcagcgcccggcccctcATGAAGGTGGTCGAGGTGTCCGGGCACGGCCTGCCCTGGCTGCTGGGCACCTTCTGCGGGCTCTGCCGGAGCCACAGCTCAGCCACGCGGGAGGTGCTGCTCAACCTGCTCTTCG CGTTGCTGCTGGATTTAGTGCTGGTGGCAGTGGTGAAAGGGCTCGTGAAGCGGCGGCGGCCCACCCACAACAAGATGGACATGTTCGTCACCATCTCGGTGGACAAATACTCCTTCCCGTCAGGCCACGCCACAAGAGCCGCCTTGGTCTGCCGTTTCGTTCTGCACCACCTGGTGCTCGCCGTCCCACTGCGGGTCCTCGTTGTGCTCTGGGCTCTCATCGTTGGCATCTCGAGGGTCATGCTGGGCAGGCACAACGTGACGGACGTGCTCTTCGGCCTGCTCTTGGGCTATGCGCTGTACAGCGTGGTGGAGTACTGCTGGCTGTCACCGCTCAGTGCACCTGCTCTGTTTGCACTCTGGAGTCACTGA